The following proteins are co-located in the Candidatus Hydrogenedentota bacterium genome:
- a CDS encoding prepilin-type N-terminal cleavage/methylation domain-containing protein translates to MRRSEARGFTLLELLTVIAIIAILAAMIFAVGPRLIERARVRSLQATMNELRTALAQYYATHGTYPPAYGYITFAGDQKYTNTGVRPPDNELFCLRPFMSFVRLHGVTDYYDNFSDGYDADRDGALSLFEFSPVGIKDQATGKISFPDTVRYNGNNAAQLTEFSRIGEEEKRPLIYIPVNKRQFEKARKYWVTRAAQNPNDFYALSWDPTDPLLQGITFPPASYDAFVLISVGPGGSTFGIPPPAPTNNDTWDQATLNIMNTYPDDLYHIIGMRAYFMATRDLDDNGKLDFHYEDRRTGEARGTDTYQIIIDGNNVTVPLGNLLPDRRAPNGYGPYIYVYQ, encoded by the coding sequence ATGAGACGAAGCGAGGCGCGCGGGTTCACGCTTCTTGAATTGCTGACAGTTATTGCGATTATTGCGATTCTCGCCGCGATGATTTTCGCCGTTGGGCCGCGGCTTATCGAACGGGCACGCGTTCGTTCGTTGCAGGCGACCATGAACGAACTGCGGACGGCCTTGGCCCAGTATTATGCCACGCACGGGACCTACCCGCCTGCCTACGGCTACATCACCTTCGCGGGCGACCAGAAATACACGAATACGGGCGTGCGTCCGCCGGATAATGAGTTGTTTTGCCTGCGTCCGTTCATGTCGTTCGTCAGACTGCACGGCGTAACGGACTACTACGACAATTTTTCGGACGGCTACGACGCGGACCGCGACGGGGCCCTCAGTCTGTTCGAATTCTCACCCGTCGGCATCAAGGACCAGGCTACGGGCAAGATATCATTCCCCGACACAGTCCGCTACAACGGCAACAACGCCGCGCAGTTGACGGAATTCAGCCGGATTGGAGAAGAAGAGAAACGGCCCCTGATCTACATCCCGGTAAACAAGCGGCAATTCGAGAAAGCGCGCAAGTACTGGGTCACGCGCGCCGCCCAGAACCCAAACGACTTCTACGCGTTGAGTTGGGACCCGACAGACCCGCTCTTGCAGGGCATCACGTTTCCCCCCGCGAGTTACGACGCATTTGTCCTCATCAGCGTCGGCCCCGGCGGCAGCACCTTCGGCATTCCGCCGCCCGCCCCGACCAACAACGACACTTGGGACCAGGCAACGCTGAACATCATGAACACGTATCCCGACGACCTGTATCATATTATCGGGATGCGCGCCTACTTCATGGCGACACGCGACCTCGACGACAATGGGAAGCTCGATTTCCACTACGAGGACCGGCGCACGGGTGAAGCGCGCGGTACGGACACATACCAGATTATCATAGACGGCAATAATGTGACCGTACCTCTTGGCAATCTGTTGCCCGATCGCCGCGCACCGAACGGCTACGGTCCCTATATCTACGTGTATCAATGA